A window from Pedosphaera parvula Ellin514 encodes these proteins:
- a CDS encoding glutamate-5-semialdehyde dehydrogenase: MTLRDQMIGLAKQAKAASRELAKLTTAEKNACLIAMAEALEGNAESIKTENAKDMAAGAESGLSPAMLDRLKLDDKRIAGMAKGLREVAALPDPVGRILDDRTRPNGLKLQKVSTPIGVVVIIYESRPNVTADAASLCFKSGNATILRGGKEAIHSNQAIARVMLASAKQRLPSFPEQAIQVVQTTDRDAIKELLSLTEYVDLCMPRGGEGLIRAVAECSKVPVIKHYKGVCHVYVDGEADTKMAEEIILNGKVQRPGVCNAIETLLVDKAIAPTFLPAIAQRLTEKKVELRVDEASQKILGATIPNAILKAATEEDWFAEYLDLILAVRVVNGVKEAIDHINHYGSAHSDSIVTRNEKRAKQFLAETDSATVYWNASTRFTDGGEFGMGAEIGISTDKIGARGPMGLEELTTYKWIGIGNGQIRA; the protein is encoded by the coding sequence GTGACTTTACGGGATCAAATGATTGGATTGGCGAAGCAGGCCAAGGCGGCTTCGCGGGAATTGGCGAAGCTAACGACGGCGGAGAAGAACGCATGTCTCATCGCGATGGCGGAGGCTCTGGAGGGAAATGCGGAGTCGATCAAAACCGAGAATGCGAAGGACATGGCCGCGGGAGCTGAGAGCGGGCTTTCCCCGGCGATGTTGGATCGGCTGAAGCTGGACGACAAGCGGATCGCGGGGATGGCGAAGGGATTGCGCGAAGTGGCGGCGTTGCCTGATCCGGTGGGAAGAATCCTGGATGATCGGACGCGGCCGAATGGTTTGAAGTTGCAGAAGGTGAGCACGCCGATCGGGGTCGTGGTAATCATTTATGAGTCGCGGCCGAATGTAACGGCGGACGCAGCGAGTCTTTGTTTTAAATCGGGGAATGCGACGATTTTGCGCGGTGGGAAGGAAGCGATTCATTCGAACCAGGCGATTGCGCGGGTGATGTTGGCATCGGCGAAACAGCGGTTGCCAAGTTTTCCTGAACAGGCCATCCAGGTGGTGCAGACGACGGATCGTGATGCAATCAAGGAGTTGTTGTCGCTCACCGAATATGTGGACCTGTGCATGCCGCGCGGTGGTGAGGGTTTAATCCGGGCGGTGGCGGAGTGCTCAAAGGTGCCGGTGATCAAACATTACAAGGGTGTGTGCCATGTGTATGTGGATGGCGAAGCCGATACGAAAATGGCGGAGGAGATCATTCTGAACGGCAAGGTGCAACGGCCTGGTGTGTGCAATGCGATTGAGACATTGCTGGTCGATAAAGCGATTGCGCCAACCTTTCTGCCGGCGATCGCACAGCGATTGACGGAGAAGAAGGTGGAATTGCGCGTGGATGAGGCATCGCAAAAGATTTTAGGCGCGACGATTCCAAACGCGATTTTGAAGGCTGCGACGGAGGAGGATTGGTTCGCGGAATATCTGGATTTGATTTTGGCGGTGCGCGTGGTGAATGGAGTGAAGGAAGCAATTGATCATATCAATCATTACGGCTCGGCGCATTCGGACAGCATTGTGACGCGGAACGAGAAGCGTGCGAAGCAATTTTTGGCGGAAACAGATTCGGCGACGGTTTATTGGAATGCGTCGACGCGGTTCACGGATGGCGGGGAATTCGGCATGGGTGCGGAGATAGGGATCAGCACGGATAAGATTGGCGCGCGCGGACCGATGGGGCTGGAAGAGTTGACGACGTATAAATGGATCGGGATTGGCAACGGCCAGATAAGGGCTTGA
- a CDS encoding HEAT repeat domain-containing protein — protein sequence MSKRTGILILLCLSILGLLTCLSLSQREPTYQGKGITFWLDQYFEVDYGNIPTYGNFPTVPTKSPAKQFELKKQARLAIQAIGTNALPALLKMTAATDSALKLKMMGMVSRQHAVNFGLKEDWYYHNLSRTGFQILGPAAGPAIPALTNLLYDAEPDVRDTALFNLGSIGPQADEAIQTVAKHCVEDEEFSCLYNLETLVSVQKQPRFFIPLLINKLRKPQTNITIYKVAIIALGQYGPDASSAVPEITRFLTNQIPSLASAASNALKQINPAAAQASVK from the coding sequence GTGTCTAAAAGGACCGGCATTCTCATCCTCCTCTGCCTCTCCATCTTGGGACTTCTTACCTGCCTCTCACTATCTCAGCGCGAACCGACGTATCAGGGCAAGGGAATCACTTTCTGGTTGGACCAATATTTTGAAGTTGATTACGGCAACATCCCGACGTATGGCAACTTCCCGACAGTACCCACCAAAAGTCCGGCCAAACAATTTGAGCTTAAAAAGCAGGCCCGTCTCGCCATTCAAGCCATCGGCACCAATGCACTGCCGGCCTTGCTGAAGATGACTGCCGCGACAGACTCTGCCTTAAAATTGAAAATGATGGGGATGGTCTCCAGGCAACACGCCGTTAACTTCGGCCTAAAGGAAGACTGGTATTACCACAATCTCAGCAGGACTGGATTTCAGATTCTTGGTCCAGCCGCCGGACCTGCGATCCCGGCCCTCACAAATCTTCTGTATGATGCTGAACCAGATGTTCGCGACACCGCCCTTTTCAACCTTGGCTCCATCGGTCCCCAGGCCGATGAGGCCATTCAAACCGTCGCCAAACATTGCGTTGAAGATGAAGAGTTTTCTTGCTTATATAACCTGGAAACTTTGGTTAGCGTGCAAAAGCAACCCCGGTTTTTCATCCCTCTCCTGATCAACAAACTTCGCAAACCTCAAACGAACATTACAATCTACAAAGTGGCCATTATCGCGCTCGGACAATATGGCCCGGACGCCAGTAGCGCCGTTCCTGAAATCACTCGCTTCCTCACCAACCAAATACCCTCGCTTGCATCCGCCGCTTCCAATGCCTTGAAGCAAATCAACCCCGCTGCCGCTCAAGCCAGTGTGAAATAA
- a CDS encoding HAD-IIA family hydrolase produces MKTGYLIDMDGVIYRENQLIPGAVEFVQALVSTGTPFLFLTNNSAPTPEDLAVRLRHLGINGLAAKHFYTSALNTSDFLSETDPNCTVFVLGEGGILTALHERKIASDSIKPHYVVVGEGATTMDRLAKAHECIEKGARLLATNPDNWCPVSHDKTRPGAGATAAFLEASTGRRAYYLGKPNGYMFHRARRKLASLAMKEPDEVVMIGDTMETDIRGAFEAGIQSFLVLSGSTQLEHVGDHVYQPTRILQSVADLVDEVKTGKPGDRMDSPAFGHMDSHGVRSGVRHQTDIFALHKPRPRPAMTK; encoded by the coding sequence ATGAAAACTGGTTATTTAATCGACATGGACGGGGTGATCTACCGGGAGAATCAATTGATTCCAGGCGCGGTGGAGTTCGTTCAGGCATTGGTTTCGACAGGAACGCCCTTTTTATTCCTGACGAATAATTCCGCTCCGACGCCGGAGGATTTGGCGGTGCGGCTGCGGCATTTGGGAATCAATGGTTTGGCGGCCAAGCATTTTTACACCTCAGCCTTAAATACTTCGGATTTTCTAAGCGAGACGGATCCGAACTGCACAGTGTTTGTGCTGGGTGAAGGCGGTATTCTGACAGCATTGCATGAGCGCAAGATCGCGAGTGATTCGATCAAGCCGCATTACGTAGTAGTGGGCGAAGGGGCAACGACGATGGACCGCCTGGCGAAGGCGCATGAATGCATCGAGAAAGGCGCGAGGTTGCTGGCAACGAATCCGGATAATTGGTGTCCAGTATCACATGACAAAACGCGGCCAGGTGCGGGTGCAACGGCGGCATTTTTGGAGGCAAGCACAGGGCGACGGGCCTACTATTTAGGGAAGCCGAACGGTTATATGTTTCATCGGGCACGACGGAAACTGGCAAGCCTGGCGATGAAGGAACCGGACGAAGTGGTGATGATCGGCGATACAATGGAGACGGATATTCGCGGCGCGTTCGAGGCGGGAATTCAATCGTTCCTGGTGTTGAGCGGGTCGACGCAGCTTGAACATGTGGGTGACCATGTGTACCAGCCAACACGAATCCTGCAGAGTGTCGCGGACCTGGTGGATGAGGTAAAGACGGGCAAGCCGGGAGATCGGATGGATAGTCCGGCATTCGGGCATATGGATTCGCATGGTGTGCGGTCGGGGGTGAGACATCAAACGGATATTTTTGCGTTGCACAAGCCGAGGCCGAGGCCGGCGATGACGAAATAG
- a CDS encoding 3-keto-disaccharide hydrolase, producing the protein MNTLQRYLILSVAALSLVSAAHASVGIGAQPIHGAEILIDGTRRTLDQKWIYWQGPRFASSMPIKWKIVHDPVDKGTVLMTDDPAAAGGKYGAADIVTTNAYRDFRLHIEFNVMKPGGNSGVYLQNRYEIQIFDGDKTTHGMGAIINEHAAPYEVYKGPGKWNAYDINFRAARFKNGKRVEPALVTIYFNGVKVHTNQPINQVWGGPNSGIDGGNDGGKGITDVPGGLKLQCEGHDVRFRNAWIREKLIEDPQTDFEE; encoded by the coding sequence ATGAACACTCTGCAACGTTATCTAATACTTTCCGTCGCCGCCTTATCGTTGGTCTCCGCCGCCCATGCCTCGGTCGGCATCGGCGCCCAACCGATACACGGCGCTGAAATCCTCATCGATGGCACCCGCAGAACGCTCGATCAAAAATGGATTTATTGGCAAGGCCCTCGCTTTGCTTCCTCCATGCCCATCAAATGGAAAATCGTCCATGATCCTGTGGACAAAGGCACCGTCCTAATGACCGATGACCCCGCCGCCGCTGGTGGCAAATATGGCGCTGCCGATATCGTTACCACCAATGCCTATCGCGACTTCCGCCTGCACATCGAATTCAACGTTATGAAACCCGGCGGCAACAGCGGCGTTTACCTGCAGAACCGCTACGAAATCCAAATTTTTGACGGCGATAAAACCACTCACGGCATGGGTGCCATCATCAACGAACATGCGGCTCCCTACGAAGTCTATAAAGGTCCCGGCAAATGGAATGCCTACGATATCAATTTCCGAGCCGCCCGCTTCAAGAATGGTAAACGCGTTGAACCCGCCCTGGTCACCATCTATTTCAATGGTGTTAAGGTCCATACCAACCAACCCATCAACCAGGTCTGGGGCGGTCCCAACTCCGGCATCGATGGCGGCAACGACGGCGGGAAGGGAATCACGGACGTGCCCGGCGGTCTCAAGCTCCAGTGCGAAGGCCATGACGTCCGCTTCCGCAACGCCTGGATACGGGAAAAACTCATCGAAGATCCCCAGACCGATTTCGAAGAATAA
- the rfaD gene encoding ADP-glyceromanno-heptose 6-epimerase has protein sequence MKNLTDQRILVTGGAGFIGSALIWELNRRGCEQLVVTDFLGETEKWRNLTPLRFADYLEADDLLPRLNANTLGNFDLVLHLGACSATTERNATYLIRNNFEYTKELAAWSLAHKARFVYASSAATYGDGSAGMSDLEPDIEKFRPLNMYGYSKHLFDLYAKKHGFLNQIVGLKYFNVFGPNENHKGDMRSLVNKACAQVLQTGKIQLFKSYRPDYRDGEQKRDFLYIKDAVKMTLHLATTPAANGLFNLGSGEAHTWIELATAVFKALECEPKIEFIEMPDVLRGKYQYFTQADITKLRSAGFKERFVQLSDSVADYVKNYLVPDRKLGE, from the coding sequence ATGAAAAATCTTACTGACCAACGAATCCTTGTCACCGGCGGCGCCGGTTTCATTGGGAGTGCCTTGATTTGGGAACTCAATCGTCGCGGCTGCGAGCAACTCGTGGTCACCGATTTCCTCGGCGAAACTGAAAAGTGGCGGAACCTCACACCGCTCCGTTTTGCCGATTATCTTGAAGCCGATGACTTGCTGCCTCGCCTCAACGCGAACACTCTCGGAAATTTCGACCTCGTCCTCCATCTCGGCGCTTGTTCCGCCACCACGGAGCGCAATGCGACTTATCTCATCCGCAACAATTTCGAATACACCAAGGAACTCGCCGCCTGGTCGCTGGCCCACAAAGCTCGTTTCGTCTACGCCTCCTCCGCCGCAACCTATGGTGATGGCAGTGCTGGCATGAGCGACCTGGAGCCTGACATCGAAAAATTCCGCCCGCTGAACATGTACGGTTATTCGAAACACCTGTTCGATCTTTATGCCAAAAAGCACGGTTTCTTAAACCAGATCGTCGGGCTCAAATATTTTAACGTCTTCGGTCCCAACGAAAATCATAAGGGCGATATGCGCAGCCTCGTCAACAAGGCTTGCGCCCAGGTTCTGCAAACTGGCAAAATTCAGCTCTTCAAAAGCTACCGCCCCGACTATCGTGATGGCGAACAAAAGCGCGACTTCCTCTATATCAAGGATGCGGTGAAAATGACTCTTCACCTCGCCACCACGCCGGCAGCGAATGGATTGTTTAACCTCGGCTCCGGCGAAGCCCACACCTGGATCGAGCTCGCCACCGCCGTCTTCAAGGCACTCGAATGCGAACCCAAAATTGAGTTCATCGAAATGCCGGACGTGCTTCGCGGCAAATATCAATACTTCACCCAGGCCGACATCACCAAACTTCGCTCGGCAGGTTTCAAGGAAAGGTTCGTGCAACTCTCCGACTCTGTCGCAGACTACGTAAAAAATTATCTCGTCCCCGACAGGAAGTTGGGGGAATAA